The following is a genomic window from Chitinophaga caseinilytica.
AACAGCCAAAGCGCAGGTAGACCCTCACTTTTCCCAGTATTACGCGTATCCGCTGTTCCTCAACCCGGCCATGGCGGGCGTGATCGATGGCGATTGGCGGCTGACCGGGAACTATCGCAACCAGTGGTCGAACTTCGGGGACCCGTTCTCCACCGGCGGTGTTTCATTCGACGCGCCCACCGGCAAGAACCTCGGCCTGGGCATCACCGCCCTCAACATGAAAGCCGGCTCCGCGGGATTTAATTACTTCAACGCCATGGCTACCGTTTCGTACAGCGGTGTAAAAATGGGCCGGAACCAAACCACGCAACTCGTGGCGGGCGTTCAGGCGGGTGTGATCAGCCGGCGGATCGATCAGTCCAAATTCCAGATGGGCAGCCAGTACAACCCGGTGAGCGGCTTCGATCCGAACATCCCCACCGGCGAATCGCTGCGGGCCACTTCGTCTACAGTGTTCGACGCAAACGTGGGCCTGTTGCTGTTCGACGGCAATCCCAACCACAAATTCAATCCCTTCATAGGCATTGCCGGTGCACACCTTACCCAGCCGCAAGACCCCTTCGTGGCGGAAAACGACGAAACGAAATCGTTGCCCATCCGCTACACCGTGCATGGCGGCTCCCGCATCAAAGTGTCTGAAATGATCGGCCTCACGCCCCACGCGCTGTACATGCGCCAGGGCAACGCGGAAGAAACCGTTGTGGGTGTATATTCCCAGGTCCGCGTTAACCTCGATTTCGACCTGCTCATCGGGGCTAACTATCGCTTGAAAGATGCGGTGATCCCTTTCGCAGGGTTCCATTACAAAAACTTCACGCTCGGCCTCAGCTACGATGCCAACGCGTCTAACCTCCGCAAGCTCGCCAGCGGCAGCAACGCATTCGAAGTATCGCTGTCGTTCATCGGCCGGAAACGCCGCATCCTTCAACCGGAATATTTCATCTGCCCCAGGTTATAATACCCGGTCGGTCAATCACCACAAATGAGCATTATGAAAAGATTTACACTCATATGTATTTTGGCTTTGACAGGATTACTCCCTAACCTGCAGGCACAGTACATTACGGATTTCAAACGGACGGCGGACCAATATTTCGAACAGAAAGACTATTACTCCGCCGCGCAATACTACAGCAAGGCGCTGGGTACCTTCAGCATCAAGCCCGGGCAATACAAGCCGTACCAGGTAGATAAAGGAGGCAAGAAAAAAGAACAGAAACTGAAAGATTACGAACAGGTAGTGTATAAACTGGCGGAATCTTACCGGATGTACAACGACTTCGGGAACGCGGAAAAATATTACGCGGAAGCCGTTACGTTCGACTCCACGCTGTTCCCGCAGGCGCGCTACTGGTATGGTTTGACCATCCGCGCCAACGCCAAGAAAGGAGA
Proteins encoded in this region:
- a CDS encoding PorP/SprF family type IX secretion system membrane protein encodes the protein MKNKIFVALLAVCGCLQQTAKAQVDPHFSQYYAYPLFLNPAMAGVIDGDWRLTGNYRNQWSNFGDPFSTGGVSFDAPTGKNLGLGITALNMKAGSAGFNYFNAMATVSYSGVKMGRNQTTQLVAGVQAGVISRRIDQSKFQMGSQYNPVSGFDPNIPTGESLRATSSTVFDANVGLLLFDGNPNHKFNPFIGIAGAHLTQPQDPFVAENDETKSLPIRYTVHGGSRIKVSEMIGLTPHALYMRQGNAEETVVGVYSQVRVNLDFDLLIGANYRLKDAVIPFAGFHYKNFTLGLSYDANASNLRKLASGSNAFEVSLSFIGRKRRILQPEYFICPRL